A single region of the Chryseobacterium sp. 6424 genome encodes:
- a CDS encoding efflux RND transporter periplasmic adaptor subunit, which produces MKFNILMLALLVFLYSCKKEEDPHAGHDIYYTCSMHPQVVSDKPGKCPICHMDLVPVEKKKNADPNEIVLNDEQVKLGNIKTVALSDGSMADKLTLTGTLNFNQYQMQAVSSRVMGRVERLYYKNIGDFVPKGAPLVDIYSEELNNAKQEYLLALERRKLFVGNTSIDFDQLLQSSRNKLYLWGMSESQIKQLERSGKATPTTTVFSNAAGYITDLSIAEGDYLAEGGTIVNLADLSSLWAEAQVYSSQMALLQKDSKVTVYIPDLDNLKIDGKIDFTNPEISASSRINLVRVSVPNQGNLLKPGMPVYVLVENKSRDGLSMPVDAVIRDGKSSTVWVKTAKNTFVNRMVETGLEYEDRIEITSGIKAGDEVVVSGAYLLNSEYIFKKGVDPMAGHDMSTM; this is translated from the coding sequence ATGAAATTTAATATTTTAATGCTGGCCTTGCTGGTTTTTCTTTACTCCTGTAAAAAGGAGGAAGATCCGCATGCCGGCCACGATATCTACTACACCTGTTCCATGCACCCGCAGGTAGTCTCCGATAAACCCGGAAAATGCCCCATTTGTCACATGGATTTGGTGCCTGTGGAGAAGAAAAAGAATGCGGATCCTAACGAAATTGTTTTGAATGACGAGCAGGTTAAACTTGGGAATATCAAAACAGTCGCGCTATCTGATGGGTCTATGGCCGACAAACTTACCCTGACTGGAACACTCAATTTTAATCAGTACCAAATGCAGGCAGTAAGTTCCAGAGTAATGGGCAGAGTTGAACGGTTGTATTATAAAAACATTGGCGATTTTGTTCCGAAGGGGGCGCCGTTGGTCGATATTTACAGTGAAGAACTCAATAATGCAAAGCAGGAATATTTGCTGGCATTAGAAAGACGCAAACTTTTCGTCGGTAATACGTCCATTGATTTTGACCAGCTGCTCCAGAGTTCCCGAAATAAGCTTTATTTATGGGGAATGTCCGAAAGCCAGATCAAACAGCTGGAAAGATCAGGAAAAGCCACGCCAACCACTACCGTGTTCAGCAATGCAGCCGGTTACATCACCGATCTGAGCATTGCCGAAGGCGATTATCTTGCCGAAGGTGGCACCATCGTGAATCTGGCAGATCTTTCATCACTTTGGGCGGAGGCACAGGTGTATTCGTCCCAAATGGCTCTCCTTCAGAAAGACAGCAAGGTCACCGTATATATTCCCGATCTGGATAATTTGAAGATTGATGGGAAGATTGATTTTACAAATCCGGAAATCAGCGCTTCAAGCAGGATAAATCTGGTCCGCGTTTCCGTCCCCAACCAAGGAAATCTGCTGAAACCCGGCATGCCGGTATATGTTCTGGTAGAAAACAAATCACGTGATGGTCTTTCAATGCCTGTGGATGCGGTAATCAGGGATGGGAAATCCTCCACCGTCTGGGTGAAAACCGCGAAGAACACCTTCGTCAACAGAATGGTGGAAACGGGTCTCGAATATGAAGACAGAATAGAAATCACATCAGGAATTAAGGCGGGAGACGAAGTAGTGGTGTCCGGAGCATACCTACTGAACAGTGAATACATATTCAAGAAAGGAGTCGATCCGATGGCAGGTCACGATATGAGCACCATGTAA
- the merTP gene encoding mercuric transport protein MerTP, translated as MKTNKKLISAGLLAAFTASLCCITPLLAFIAGTSGLATTFSWLEPLRPYLIGLTIFVLGFAWYLKLKPKKQLDCSCEKDEKIPFTQSKMFLGIITLFAVVMLAFPYYSGIFYPTTEKQIIIVDQSNIREIEFTISGMTCASCGEHVNSEVNKLTGIISSDASYENKNAVVKFDDSKTNIDEIENAINATGYLVTDKKEY; from the coding sequence ATGAAAACAAACAAAAAATTAATCAGCGCAGGTCTGCTGGCTGCCTTCACCGCCTCATTATGTTGCATTACACCATTATTAGCCTTCATTGCAGGAACAAGCGGCCTAGCTACAACTTTTTCCTGGCTCGAACCTTTACGGCCTTATTTAATCGGGTTAACAATTTTTGTTCTTGGTTTTGCCTGGTATCTTAAATTAAAACCTAAAAAACAATTAGACTGTAGCTGTGAGAAAGATGAGAAAATACCGTTCACGCAGTCCAAAATGTTTTTGGGGATTATAACCCTTTTCGCTGTCGTGATGCTTGCCTTCCCATACTATTCAGGAATTTTTTATCCAACAACAGAAAAGCAAATTATAATAGTAGATCAATCTAATATCCGGGAAATAGAATTTACAATTAGTGGAATGACCTGCGCAAGCTGTGGTGAACATGTCAATAGCGAAGTAAATAAACTGACGGGAATTATAAGTTCAGACGCTTCGTACGAAAACAAAAATGCAGTTGTGAAATTTGATGATTCAAAAACAAACATTGATGAAATCGAAAACGCCATAAATGCTACGGGATATTTAGTAACCGACAAAAAAGAATATTAA
- a CDS encoding heme-binding domain-containing protein yields MRKLNMIGWLAVLVVAIVLVIQVIPVERNVSTVPAGQSFEKTEKVPANVAAILKVSCYDCHSNNSRYPWYSELQPGAWFMAQHIKKGRDELNFDEFNNYSKRRKKAKIKSIISQIEKEEMPLKSYLLLHPDTGLTPNKKKVLLQFFQSELEL; encoded by the coding sequence ATGAGAAAATTGAATATGATAGGCTGGCTGGCGGTGCTAGTGGTGGCTATTGTTTTAGTCATTCAGGTCATACCGGTGGAGCGTAATGTCTCCACCGTTCCGGCAGGTCAAAGTTTTGAAAAAACCGAAAAGGTGCCCGCCAACGTGGCTGCTATTCTGAAAGTTTCCTGCTATGACTGTCATTCCAACAACAGCCGATATCCGTGGTATTCAGAATTGCAGCCCGGCGCTTGGTTTATGGCGCAGCATATTAAAAAAGGGAGAGACGAACTCAATTTTGATGAGTTCAATAACTATTCAAAAAGACGGAAGAAAGCGAAAATAAAAAGCATCATCAGTCAGATTGAGAAAGAGGAAATGCCTTTAAAATCCTATCTTTTACTTCATCCTGATACAGGTTTAACACCAAATAAGAAAAAAGTCCTTTTGCAGTTTTTTCAGTCAGAACTTGAACTTTAA
- a CDS encoding DUF305 domain-containing protein yields the protein MDKSTHSHKVSPDHSASGKTHSTQNMDSKKESEQMDHSGAYKKLFWMLLISFVSMFILMYAMVDRLSNVIPNINQFYMAGLMASPMLIIELLLMAKMYPNKKLNKVLMGVGVLAMVLFWSGIRQQTAVGDVQFLKSMIPHHAGAILMVEESNLVDPEVRKLGEEIIKAQEEEIAVMRAKIKELQTRK from the coding sequence ATGGACAAATCAACGCACAGCCACAAAGTTTCTCCGGACCATAGTGCCTCGGGGAAAACTCATTCTACACAGAATATGGATTCAAAAAAAGAAAGTGAACAAATGGATCACAGCGGGGCATACAAAAAGTTGTTTTGGATGCTTCTCATTTCCTTCGTATCCATGTTTATATTAATGTATGCGATGGTTGATCGGTTATCCAATGTGATTCCCAATATCAATCAGTTTTATATGGCCGGACTAATGGCTTCTCCTATGTTAATCATCGAACTGCTGTTAATGGCAAAGATGTATCCCAATAAAAAACTCAACAAGGTACTGATGGGTGTCGGTGTGTTGGCGATGGTGCTGTTTTGGTCTGGCATTCGGCAGCAGACAGCCGTGGGAGATGTCCAGTTTCTAAAGTCCATGATTCCACACCATGCAGGGGCTATTCTTATGGTCGAAGAAAGTAATCTGGTCGATCCGGAAGTGAGAAAGTTGGGCGAGGAAATTATCAAAGCACAGGAGGAAGAAATTGCCGTCATGAGGGCGAAAATTAAGGAACTTCAAACCCGGAAGTAA
- a CDS encoding GDCCVxC domain-containing (seleno)protein encodes MNTVKLQSIITCPNCGHRKEETMPTDSCQYFYECEKCKTVLTPKQGDCCVYCSYGTVPCPPIQQDKKCC; translated from the coding sequence ATGAATACAGTCAAATTACAGTCGATCATCACTTGCCCCAATTGCGGACATAGGAAAGAGGAAACAATGCCTACAGATTCTTGCCAGTATTTCTACGAATGCGAAAAATGTAAGACCGTTTTAACACCAAAACAGGGCGATTGCTGTGTGTATTGCAGTTACGGAACAGTGCCTTGTCCCCCAATTCAGCAGGACAAGAAATGTTGCTAA
- a CDS encoding multicopper oxidase domain-containing protein — translation MKYFLTIILAFAFFVNADAQSTKTVYTCPMHPQVVKSAPGNCPICGMTLVKKTVTEKKTAAKSAPAPKKATVVKKTTGKKPEITAAKTKTVTEVKKPVMPKAKAVPKDPASIKTPEHSTPAPHQHEAAQKMYTCPMHPEVVSDKPGKCPKCGMNLVLQKESGRHQSTGKTPEHQTSDAHQHEEAQKMYTCPMHPEVISDKPGKCPKCGMNLVPQKGKKEDHSAHGNMQIHGEHKMVMPMPEKHLKGGRKVTYHLYVKDTLVNFAGKQKRAIAVNGQIPMPKLEFYEGDTAEVIVHNLMDEETSLHWHGLHLPNKEDGVPWLTQKPIPPLSTYTYSFPIIQNGTHWYHSHTGLQEQIGMYGMMILKKRPEDPTFRPGIDDLPTEHLILSEWTNLNPNNVQRMLHNANDWFAIKKGSTQSYAEAIKEGHFKTKLTNEWKRMLAMDVSDIYYDAFLINGKTESQLAGYKAGDKVRLQIANGGASSYFWLNYAGGKIKVVASDGLDIEPVEVDRLILAVSETVDIVVEIPEKNTSYELLVTPEDRTKSASVFIGEGATKSHDPLPKLKYFEGMKMMNDMMKMNGDMKDMGMKMSYQTMDMNQVMYPEISAENNEAMPMDKMDNNDAQMDHSQHQMPASGITTLNYGMMKSPYDTSLPKDSPVRELKFTLTGNMNRYIWSMDDKVLAESDKILVKKGEILRITLFNNSMMRHPMHLHGFDFRVLNKNGVQAPLKNVLDIMPMETNVIEFEAKTDGDWFFHCHILYHMMAGMNRVFAVGDYQNPLLPDKASAYKKLQRESNMWHLMAENDFATNGNDGMARISNARWELGTEWRLGYNPHHGYEVETQLGRYVDRMQWLKPFIGFNYHYRKIDRNNIEKNLFGQASTKDERKTFSAGIMYKLPMLVDLQAEIFTDGIVRFQLKREDIPLTARLRGAFMVNTDKEYMAGLKYIVTKNIGISTHYDSDMSWGAGITLNY, via the coding sequence ATGAAATATTTTCTCACAATAATACTTGCATTTGCATTCTTCGTTAATGCCGATGCACAGAGCACCAAAACCGTGTACACCTGCCCGATGCATCCGCAGGTCGTGAAATCAGCACCCGGTAACTGCCCCATTTGCGGTATGACCTTGGTAAAGAAAACCGTTACTGAGAAAAAAACGGCGGCCAAATCCGCGCCCGCTCCTAAAAAGGCCACCGTAGTTAAAAAAACTACGGGTAAGAAACCTGAAATTACCGCTGCAAAAACAAAGACGGTAACGGAAGTTAAAAAACCGGTGATGCCAAAGGCTAAAGCAGTACCGAAAGACCCAGCGAGCATCAAAACGCCGGAACATTCAACACCTGCTCCGCATCAGCATGAAGCAGCGCAAAAGATGTACACTTGTCCGATGCACCCCGAGGTGGTTTCGGACAAACCCGGAAAGTGTCCCAAGTGCGGTATGAATCTGGTCCTTCAGAAGGAAAGCGGCCGGCATCAGTCTACCGGCAAAACCCCGGAACATCAAACTTCAGATGCGCATCAGCATGAAGAAGCGCAAAAGATGTACACCTGCCCGATGCATCCCGAGGTGATATCGGACAAACCCGGAAAGTGTCCCAAGTGCGGTATGAATCTGGTGCCTCAAAAAGGAAAGAAGGAAGATCATTCTGCACACGGAAACATGCAGATACATGGTGAACACAAAATGGTCATGCCCATGCCCGAAAAGCACCTAAAAGGCGGACGCAAAGTGACCTACCATCTTTATGTGAAAGACACCCTGGTAAATTTCGCGGGCAAACAGAAACGCGCCATTGCCGTAAACGGGCAGATTCCGATGCCAAAGCTGGAGTTTTATGAGGGCGATACGGCGGAAGTGATTGTCCATAATTTAATGGACGAAGAAACTTCTCTGCACTGGCACGGTCTTCATCTTCCAAATAAAGAAGATGGGGTTCCCTGGCTTACCCAGAAACCCATTCCACCACTTTCAACCTACACGTATTCGTTTCCGATCATCCAAAACGGAACCCACTGGTATCACTCACATACTGGCCTGCAGGAGCAGATTGGAATGTATGGGATGATGATTCTGAAAAAACGTCCCGAAGATCCTACTTTCCGACCGGGGATTGATGATTTGCCCACGGAGCACCTTATCCTGAGCGAGTGGACAAACCTGAACCCCAATAATGTTCAGCGGATGCTCCACAATGCCAATGACTGGTTCGCAATAAAAAAAGGCAGTACCCAAAGTTATGCAGAAGCCATAAAAGAGGGACATTTTAAGACAAAACTCACCAACGAATGGAAGCGGATGCTGGCCATGGACGTGAGTGACATTTATTATGACGCCTTTCTGATTAACGGTAAAACAGAAAGCCAGCTCGCAGGATACAAAGCCGGTGACAAAGTGCGGCTTCAAATTGCCAACGGCGGTGCTTCCTCCTATTTTTGGCTCAATTATGCAGGAGGAAAAATTAAAGTAGTGGCCAGTGATGGATTGGACATTGAACCGGTAGAAGTGGACCGTCTTATTCTGGCGGTTTCCGAAACAGTGGATATCGTAGTGGAAATTCCTGAAAAAAACACCTCCTACGAACTCCTTGTTACACCCGAAGACCGCACAAAATCTGCGTCAGTGTTTATTGGAGAAGGAGCTACGAAATCCCATGATCCATTACCCAAACTCAAATACTTTGAAGGGATGAAGATGATGAACGACATGATGAAGATGAACGGTGACATGAAAGATATGGGCATGAAGATGAGTTATCAGACGATGGATATGAATCAGGTGATGTATCCTGAAATTAGTGCTGAAAATAATGAAGCAATGCCGATGGACAAGATGGACAACAACGATGCGCAAATGGATCACTCACAGCATCAGATGCCTGCTTCCGGGATTACCACATTGAATTATGGGATGATGAAATCGCCTTATGACACTTCACTCCCGAAAGACAGTCCCGTGCGCGAGCTCAAGTTTACCCTTACGGGAAACATGAACCGCTACATATGGAGCATGGACGATAAAGTCCTGGCAGAATCTGACAAAATATTGGTAAAAAAAGGCGAAATTCTCCGCATTACCCTATTCAATAATTCAATGATGCGTCACCCGATGCACCTGCACGGTTTTGATTTTCGGGTACTCAACAAAAATGGTGTTCAGGCACCCCTCAAAAATGTGTTGGATATTATGCCGATGGAAACTAATGTCATCGAATTTGAAGCAAAAACTGACGGGGACTGGTTTTTCCACTGTCACATCCTCTATCACATGATGGCGGGGATGAACCGTGTTTTTGCTGTTGGTGATTATCAGAATCCTTTGCTGCCCGATAAAGCTTCAGCTTACAAAAAGCTCCAGCGCGAAAGTAACATGTGGCACCTTATGGCCGAAAACGATTTTGCTACTAATGGTAACGACGGGATGGCGAGGATCTCAAATGCCCGCTGGGAATTGGGAACAGAATGGCGTTTAGGTTACAATCCCCATCACGGCTACGAGGTGGAAACCCAACTCGGCAGGTATGTGGACCGTATGCAGTGGCTGAAACCATTTATCGGATTTAACTACCATTATAGAAAGATTGACAGGAATAATATCGAAAAAAACCTTTTTGGACAGGCATCTACTAAAGATGAAAGAAAAACTTTCAGTGCTGGTATCATGTACAAGCTTCCAATGCTGGTAGATTTGCAGGCAGAAATATTTACAGACGGTATTGTAAGGTTCCAGCTGAAACGTGAAGACATTCCGTTGACTGCGCGTTTGCGCGGGGCATTCATGGTCAATACCGACAAAGAATATATGGCAGGTCTTAAATATATCGTCACAAAAAATATCGGAATCTCAACCCACTACGACAGCGATATGAGCTGGGGTGCAGGGATTACACTGAACTATTAA
- a CDS encoding heavy metal translocating P-type ATPase: MKKYTCPMHPQVLKDEPGKCPLCGMDLVPMGGGSQSAGHSHKMNHADAHGGHAAEHNTHNADSYNKHEGHHTHDFLKRFWVSLVVTIPILALSHMIQQWAGFSLTFPGDKYVLLALGTFIYIYGGMPFLKGMVGEIKASAIGMMTLVALAITVAYVYSVAVVFGLPGMDFFWELATLIVIMLLGHWLEMRSQMAASKALQSLVALLPNDVTVERHGQATKIPIADLQNNDTVIIKPGEKIPADGLVIEGSSSVNESMLTGESVPVKKEVDTKVIAGSINGDGALRIKATGVGKDSYLNKVINLVSDAQAAKSNTQNLADKVAKWLTFIAIAVGIGTFAYWYFTGGNLSFALERMVTVMVTACPHALGVAIPLVVAISTTLSATNGLLIRNRTAFETTRKLSTIIFDKTGTLTEGSHAVQKIIPTSSFSTDEIIQYAAAVQQNSEHHIAKGVLKTLKEKNLPLWKSENFKYMQGIGVSGTVNGKNIIAAGPNYFTQNNLPIPAIPTEINQDAETVNFVLIDNQLAGIITLADTIREGAQEAINQLKEMGIKSFLLTGDNDKIAAAVSNQLGMDGYLANVLPHNKQEKVKEFQAKGEIVAMTGDGVNDAPALAQADVGIAVGSGTDVAAETADIILVNSDPRDVVKMIDFGKRTYSKMVQNLIWAVGYNVVAIPLAAGILYPKFVLSPAMGAVLMSVSTIVVAINASLLRLNKK; encoded by the coding sequence ATGAAAAAATACACTTGTCCTATGCACCCGCAGGTGCTGAAAGATGAACCCGGAAAATGCCCCCTTTGTGGTATGGACTTAGTGCCAATGGGCGGCGGCAGTCAATCCGCAGGGCATTCTCATAAAATGAACCACGCCGATGCACACGGCGGCCACGCCGCAGAACACAATACACATAATGCAGATAGCTACAACAAGCACGAAGGGCACCACACCCACGACTTTCTAAAGCGGTTTTGGGTAAGCCTAGTTGTTACCATTCCCATTTTGGCACTGTCGCATATGATACAGCAATGGGCAGGCTTTAGCCTTACTTTTCCCGGAGATAAATATGTATTGTTGGCATTAGGCACTTTCATTTATATCTATGGTGGTATGCCGTTCCTGAAAGGAATGGTGGGCGAAATTAAAGCCAGCGCAATAGGTATGATGACCTTAGTGGCATTGGCAATTACCGTAGCTTATGTATATAGTGTGGCAGTTGTATTTGGCTTGCCCGGTATGGATTTCTTTTGGGAATTAGCCACGCTGATAGTAATTATGCTGTTAGGGCATTGGTTAGAAATGCGGTCGCAAATGGCAGCTTCCAAAGCCTTGCAATCATTGGTGGCTTTATTGCCAAATGATGTAACGGTTGAACGTCACGGTCAGGCTACGAAAATTCCAATCGCTGATTTGCAGAACAACGATACCGTAATCATTAAGCCGGGCGAAAAAATTCCTGCCGATGGTTTGGTTATAGAAGGCAGTTCGTCCGTAAATGAAAGTATGCTTACAGGCGAGAGTGTTCCTGTAAAAAAAGAAGTTGATACCAAAGTAATCGCAGGTTCTATCAATGGCGATGGCGCATTACGGATTAAAGCCACAGGCGTAGGCAAAGACAGTTATCTCAATAAAGTTATCAATTTAGTTTCCGATGCCCAAGCCGCTAAATCCAATACTCAAAACCTTGCAGACAAAGTTGCTAAGTGGCTTACATTTATTGCCATTGCAGTAGGCATTGGCACATTTGCTTATTGGTACTTTACAGGCGGCAATTTATCTTTTGCTTTAGAGAGAATGGTTACGGTTATGGTTACGGCTTGTCCCCACGCACTGGGTGTGGCTATTCCGTTGGTAGTAGCCATTTCTACCACGCTTTCTGCCACCAATGGCTTGCTTATCCGCAACAGGACGGCTTTTGAAACTACCAGAAAATTATCCACCATAATTTTTGATAAAACAGGTACGCTTACCGAAGGTTCACACGCGGTACAAAAAATAATTCCAACCAGTAGTTTTTCTACAGATGAAATCATTCAATATGCAGCCGCTGTACAGCAAAATTCTGAACACCATATTGCCAAAGGCGTTTTAAAAACGCTGAAAGAAAAAAACCTGCCTTTGTGGAAGTCGGAAAACTTCAAATATATGCAGGGCATTGGCGTTTCAGGTACAGTCAACGGAAAAAATATTATTGCCGCAGGTCCAAATTATTTCACTCAAAATAATTTGCCAATACCAGCAATTCCTACTGAAATAAATCAAGATGCAGAAACGGTAAATTTTGTATTGATTGACAACCAGCTTGCAGGCATTATCACATTGGCAGATACTATTCGGGAAGGTGCGCAGGAAGCAATCAATCAATTAAAAGAAATGGGCATTAAGTCTTTTTTGCTCACAGGCGATAATGATAAAATTGCAGCCGCTGTAAGCAACCAATTGGGTATGGACGGCTATTTAGCAAATGTGTTGCCACACAATAAGCAGGAAAAAGTGAAAGAATTTCAAGCCAAAGGCGAAATAGTGGCAATGACAGGCGATGGCGTAAACGATGCCCCCGCATTAGCACAAGCCGATGTAGGCATTGCAGTGGGTTCGGGTACTGATGTAGCTGCTGAAACAGCCGATATTATTTTGGTAAACAGCGACCCAAGAGATGTGGTAAAAATGATAGATTTTGGCAAACGCACTTACAGCAAAATGGTACAAAATCTTATTTGGGCAGTAGGCTATAATGTGGTGGCTATTCCATTAGCAGCAGGTATTCTCTATCCAAAATTTGTCCTTAGCCCCGCAATGGGTGCAGTCTTAATGAGCGTTAGCACTATTGTAGTAGCAATCAATGCAAGTCTTTTAAGACTTAATAAAAAATAA
- a CDS encoding efflux RND transporter periplasmic adaptor subunit, whose product MRKLIIFTMLLFGLTACDKLKFWEDKHSAEAAMHTYTCPMHPEIISDKPGQCPKCGMDLVLKDAPEKKEEGIKLDDLLKPTNEFVVSEQPVIKVKRENIPTTVDALGTVEYDTRQIGSISSRVAGRIEKLYVRYKYQKVSKGQRILDIYSPELLTAQQNLLFVIKNDRSNKTMIDASRQKLLLLGMPASQIQKVIQRGKPDLTIPVFSNYSGHIQQAGSAGSMGSSPQSAPAMASNTAVTAELPLKEGMYLQKGQNIFSVYNPNRTWAQINIFSEDIALVSKGQSVMIIPEANPENRFKGTIGFIEPFFRQGSKTVTARVYFDNSTAKIPVGSQVKAEIMSHNRMADWLPKSAVVSLGIDKIAFKKVEGGFIAHKVVTGAVVGDKIQIVSGLLPEDGVAENAQYLMDSESFIKINR is encoded by the coding sequence ATGAGAAAGCTAATAATATTCACTATGCTTTTGTTTGGTTTAACGGCGTGTGACAAACTGAAGTTCTGGGAAGATAAGCACTCGGCAGAAGCTGCAATGCATACTTATACCTGTCCGATGCATCCGGAAATAATCTCAGACAAACCCGGTCAGTGTCCCAAATGCGGTATGGATCTGGTCCTGAAAGATGCCCCTGAAAAAAAGGAAGAGGGGATTAAACTCGACGATCTGCTGAAACCAACCAATGAATTTGTAGTGTCGGAACAGCCCGTAATAAAAGTAAAAAGAGAAAACATACCCACCACGGTTGATGCTTTAGGGACGGTAGAATACGATACTCGACAGATTGGCAGTATTTCCTCACGCGTTGCGGGCCGTATCGAGAAACTCTATGTGCGGTATAAATACCAGAAAGTGTCCAAAGGGCAGCGTATTTTAGATATATACAGCCCGGAACTTTTAACCGCACAGCAAAACCTGCTCTTCGTTATTAAAAATGACCGCTCAAACAAAACGATGATCGATGCTTCACGCCAGAAACTCCTTCTTTTGGGAATGCCGGCTTCACAGATTCAGAAAGTCATCCAGCGAGGGAAACCTGATCTCACAATTCCGGTTTTCAGCAATTACAGCGGACACATTCAGCAGGCAGGATCGGCCGGAAGCATGGGGTCATCACCACAATCTGCACCCGCAATGGCTTCAAATACGGCAGTCACCGCTGAACTACCCCTAAAAGAGGGAATGTACCTCCAGAAAGGACAGAATATTTTCAGTGTCTACAATCCCAACAGAACCTGGGCCCAGATCAATATTTTTTCTGAAGACATTGCACTGGTCAGCAAAGGACAGTCAGTCATGATCATCCCGGAAGCCAATCCTGAAAATCGCTTCAAAGGAACCATCGGTTTTATTGAACCGTTTTTCAGGCAGGGCAGCAAAACCGTAACGGCGCGCGTCTATTTTGATAATTCCACCGCAAAAATTCCTGTCGGAAGTCAGGTTAAAGCGGAGATTATGAGCCACAACAGAATGGCAGACTGGCTGCCGAAATCAGCGGTGGTTTCTTTAGGGATTGATAAAATCGCGTTCAAAAAAGTAGAAGGCGGTTTTATTGCCCATAAAGTTGTTACCGGCGCGGTGGTAGGCGATAAAATTCAGATCGTCAGTGGTTTGCTTCCTGAAGATGGAGTTGCCGAAAATGCACAGTACCTGATGGACAGCGAAAGTTTCATAAAAATTAACAGATAA
- a CDS encoding DUF6660 family protein produces MKIFAFLLSLFFMALTVVPCSDAASGFGDKVCVAEDVHLEQSQDEHTDLCTPFCVCNCCGMSMAVSQIKNLLPEKIFLLVKADITESGYGYSLLFNAGVWQPPKIG; encoded by the coding sequence GTGAAAATTTTTGCCTTTCTTTTATCCTTATTCTTTATGGCACTTACCGTAGTACCTTGCAGCGATGCAGCGAGTGGTTTCGGCGACAAGGTGTGTGTGGCAGAGGATGTTCATTTGGAGCAAAGTCAGGATGAACATACGGACCTTTGTACGCCCTTCTGCGTGTGCAACTGTTGCGGTATGTCAATGGCTGTTTCGCAAATTAAAAACTTACTTCCTGAAAAAATTTTTCTTTTAGTAAAAGCAGATATTACTGAATCAGGATACGGTTACAGTCTCCTTTTCAATGCCGGTGTCTGGCAACCCCCCAAAATAGGTTAA